One stretch of Nicotiana tabacum cultivar K326 chromosome 18, ASM71507v2, whole genome shotgun sequence DNA includes these proteins:
- the LOC142172505 gene encoding uncharacterized protein LOC142172505 yields the protein MAVSLGNGRDLDKDQKLAQSRRDAMPITPVAQVDKGKEKESEQLPEQVVEKDPNKEKTPSSGQKLILAPFPQRLANQKKDDQYRKFMEMLRQNQLYIPLMDALREMPSYAKIMKDLMSRKFDFQDLSTVTMTQTWSAVVTRPMTQKLSDPGSFTIPCTIGSYAFAKALGDLGASINLMPLAIYTKIGNGRARPTSMLLQLADRTVNRPTGILDDVLVQVGKFVFPADFVILDCQIGEEIPIILGRPFLATGRALIDCETGELKMRLNN from the exons ATGGCAGTGAGTCTCGGGAATGGAAGGGATTTAGACAAAGATCAAAAACTTGCTCAATCTAGGAGAGACGCAATGCCAATTACTCCAGTG GCACAAGTTGACAAAGGCAAGGAGAAGGAAAGTGAACAACTCCCAGAACAGGTGGTGGAGAAGGATCCTAATAAAGAAAAGACACCAAGCAGTGGGCAGAAGCTAATTCTTGCACCATTCCCTCAAAGGTTGGCCAATcaaaagaaagatgatcaatacaggaaattcatggaaatgctAAGACAAAATCAATTGTATATTCCTCTGATGGATGCTTTGAGGGAAATGCCAAGCTATGCAAAAATAATGAAGGATCTGATGTCTCGAAAATTTGACTTTCAGGACCTATCTACTGTAACTATGACTCAGACCTGGAGCGCGGTAGTGACAAGACCTATGACTCAAAAATTGTCTGATCCCGGTAGTTTCACTATCCCATGCACAATTGGAAGTTATGCTTTCGCTAAAGCATTGGGTGACTTGGGAGccagtatcaacttgatgcctttGGCAATCTACACAAAAATAGGCAATGGCAGAGCTAGACCGACCTCAATGTTGCTACAATTGGCTGATCGCACAGTAAACAGACCAACTGGAATTCTGGATGATGTGCTTGTCCAAGTGGGGAAGTTTGTATTTCCAGCTGACTtcgttattcttgattgtcaaaTAGGTGAAGAAATACCAATAATTTTGGGGAGGCCGTTCTTAGCCACTGGGAGAGCATTGATCGATTGTGAGACTGGCGAGTTAAAAATGAGGCTTAATAATTAA